A single window of Synechococcus sp. CBW1004 DNA harbors:
- a CDS encoding rod shape-determining protein MreD produces MNGLVALRPLAVLTALLVPLLTLAAPSWLRLAGIGPAWAVLWLLPWALAEGRRAALFGALALGLMLDSLHPPPLTLLPGLLLLALWWGGMRRRQEPIEGSFTLGLLALLGTALLNLTLLLQWLLIAWRADGITPAVAEGMARGSPLLKLAGPPAAILALPLWRWDDLAAVGGTMLMAQTLITALLAPLICSLLLLLWRQLGGGPRPLS; encoded by the coding sequence GTGAATGGCCTGGTGGCGCTGCGGCCGCTGGCAGTGCTCACGGCGCTGCTGGTGCCCCTGCTCACCCTCGCCGCGCCCAGCTGGCTGCGGCTCGCCGGGATCGGTCCGGCATGGGCGGTGTTGTGGTTGCTGCCCTGGGCGCTGGCGGAGGGTCGCCGGGCGGCTCTCTTCGGGGCGCTGGCGCTGGGCCTGATGCTCGATTCCCTCCATCCGCCGCCGCTGACCCTGTTGCCGGGCCTGCTGTTGCTGGCCCTCTGGTGGGGCGGGATGCGCCGCCGCCAGGAGCCGATCGAGGGCAGCTTCACGCTTGGGCTGCTGGCCCTGCTGGGAACCGCTCTGCTCAATCTCACCCTGCTGCTGCAGTGGCTGCTGATCGCCTGGCGGGCCGACGGGATCACGCCGGCTGTGGCCGAGGGGATGGCGAGGGGCTCTCCCCTGCTGAAGCTGGCGGGCCCACCTGCGGCGATCCTGGCTCTGCCGCTCTGGCGCTGGGATGATCTGGCAGCCGTGGGGGGGACCATGCTAATGGCCCAGACCCTGATCACCGCGCTGCTGGCCCCCCTGATCTGCTCCCTGCTGCTCCTCCTCTGGCGCCAGCTCGGGGGTGGTCCGCGCCCGCTGTCCTGA
- a CDS encoding nucleotidyltransferase domain-containing protein, translating to MTPVTTPNAASDPAAIGEAELRAMAAAIRAEIPDAEVRLFGSRARGEARPDSDVDLLITAPDAWLAQQDRFALLGRLWRRLAHHLVPVDLLLYSRSQVEERSGWRDHVITRACREGQLLDGQP from the coding sequence ATGACCCCAGTCACCACGCCCAATGCCGCCAGCGATCCCGCCGCCATCGGTGAGGCGGAGTTGCGCGCCATGGCGGCTGCGATCCGCGCCGAGATCCCGGATGCGGAGGTGCGCCTGTTCGGCTCGCGTGCCCGTGGCGAGGCCAGGCCTGACTCTGACGTGGATCTTCTGATCACCGCCCCGGATGCCTGGCTGGCGCAGCAGGACCGGTTTGCGTTGCTGGGCCGCCTCTGGCGCCGGCTGGCTCACCACCTCGTCCCCGTGGATCTGCTGCTCTATTCCCGCTCTCAGGTGGAGGAGCGCAGTGGCTGGCGCGACCACGTGATCACCAGAGCCTGCCGGGAGGGACAGCTGCTCGATGGCCAACCCTGA
- a CDS encoding rod shape-determining protein, protein MFLRRFQFSRDIGIDLGTANTLMFVSGRGIVLQEPSVVAIDLEKGVPLAVGDQAKLMLGRTPGNIRAVRPLRDGVIADFDAAELMIRSFIRKGNEGRSGNARRLVIGIPSGVTGVERRAVHQAGLAGARQVHLIEEPVAAAIGAGLPVLEPVGTMIVDIGGGTTEVAVISLGGTVLSESVRVAGDELIDAISGYLKKVHNLVVGERTAEDIKIRLGSAFPDEEHDEVSMDVRGLHLLSGLPRTINVRAGDIREAMTEPFNVIVEAIKRTLERTPPELAADIVDRGIMLAGGGAQIRGICDLISHETGILTHVAEDPLLCVVNGCGIVLEDFARWQTVLDVPDPARPVA, encoded by the coding sequence TTGTTCCTGCGTCGATTCCAGTTCTCCCGTGATATCGGCATCGACCTGGGCACCGCCAACACGCTGATGTTCGTCTCCGGCCGGGGCATCGTGCTGCAGGAGCCCTCCGTGGTCGCCATCGATCTCGAGAAGGGCGTCCCTCTCGCGGTCGGGGATCAGGCCAAGCTGATGCTCGGCCGCACCCCTGGCAACATCCGTGCCGTGCGTCCCCTGCGCGATGGCGTCATCGCCGATTTCGACGCCGCCGAGCTGATGATCCGCAGCTTCATCCGCAAGGGCAACGAGGGCCGTTCGGGCAATGCCCGTCGGCTGGTGATCGGCATCCCCAGCGGCGTCACCGGTGTCGAGCGGCGCGCCGTGCATCAGGCGGGCCTTGCCGGTGCCCGCCAGGTGCATCTGATCGAGGAGCCGGTGGCGGCGGCCATCGGCGCCGGCCTTCCCGTGCTTGAGCCTGTGGGCACGATGATCGTCGACATCGGCGGCGGGACCACGGAAGTGGCGGTGATCAGCCTCGGCGGCACGGTGCTCAGCGAATCGGTGCGGGTGGCCGGCGACGAGCTGATCGACGCGATCAGCGGCTATCTCAAGAAGGTGCACAACCTGGTGGTGGGTGAACGCACAGCCGAAGACATCAAGATCCGCCTTGGTTCCGCCTTCCCGGATGAGGAGCACGACGAGGTGTCGATGGATGTGCGGGGCCTTCACCTGCTCTCCGGCCTGCCTCGCACGATCAATGTGCGTGCCGGCGACATCCGCGAAGCGATGACGGAACCGTTCAACGTCATCGTCGAGGCCATCAAGCGCACTCTGGAGCGCACACCCCCTGAGCTCGCCGCCGACATCGTCGATCGGGGGATCATGCTGGCTGGAGGGGGTGCCCAGATCCGGGGGATCTGCGATCTGATCAGCCATGAGACCGGCATCCTCACCCACGTGGCCGAGGATCCCCTCCTCTGCGTCGTCAACGGCTGCGGCATCGTTCTCGAGGACTTCGCCCGCTGGCAGACCGTTCTGGACGTCCCTGATCCCGCCCGTCCGGTGGCCTGA
- the ahcY gene encoding adenosylhomocysteinase yields MVATPSSPEAAFAGLQATSTYVIADLGQADFGRKEIAIAETEMPGLMALRQKYGAEQPLKGARIAGSLHMTIQTAVLIETLVALGAEVRWASCNIFSTQDHAAAAIAAAGVPVFAYKGETLDEYWAFTHRILEWGDGGTPNMILDDGGDATGLVILGSRAEQDASVLDNPSNEEETALYKSIRAKLAVDPGFYSRVKANIQGVTEETTTGVARLYQLQKSGELPFPAINVNDSVTKSKFDNLYGCRESLVDSIKRATDVMVAGKVALVLGYGDVGKGSAQSLRGLGATVMIAEIDPICALQAAMEGYRVVRLDDVVQDVDIFVTATGNFQVIRHEHLIRMKDQAIVCNIGHFDNEIDVASLKQYTWENIKPQVDHVILPSGNRILLLAEGRLVNLGCATGHPSFVMSNSFTNQVLAQIELFTKGSQYGKEVYVLPKHLDEMVARLHLEKIGAKLTELTAEQAAYINVPVEGPYKLEHYRY; encoded by the coding sequence ATGGTGGCCACACCTTCCAGCCCTGAGGCTGCATTCGCCGGCCTTCAGGCCACGTCGACCTATGTGATCGCCGATCTCGGTCAGGCTGATTTCGGCCGCAAGGAGATCGCCATCGCCGAGACCGAGATGCCCGGCCTGATGGCCCTGCGTCAGAAGTACGGCGCCGAGCAGCCCCTCAAGGGCGCCCGCATCGCCGGATCGCTGCACATGACGATCCAGACAGCGGTGCTGATCGAAACCCTGGTGGCCCTCGGCGCCGAGGTGCGCTGGGCCAGCTGCAACATCTTTTCCACCCAGGATCACGCCGCCGCGGCGATCGCCGCCGCCGGCGTCCCCGTGTTCGCCTACAAGGGCGAAACCCTCGATGAGTACTGGGCCTTCACCCACCGCATCCTCGAGTGGGGCGATGGCGGCACGCCCAACATGATCCTCGACGACGGCGGCGACGCCACCGGCCTGGTCATCCTCGGCAGCCGCGCCGAGCAGGATGCCTCCGTGCTCGACAACCCCTCCAACGAGGAGGAGACGGCTCTCTACAAGTCGATCCGGGCCAAGCTCGCCGTCGATCCTGGCTTCTATTCGCGGGTCAAGGCCAACATCCAGGGCGTCACCGAGGAGACCACCACCGGTGTGGCCCGTTTGTATCAGCTGCAGAAAAGCGGTGAGCTGCCCTTCCCGGCGATCAACGTCAACGATTCGGTCACCAAGAGCAAGTTCGACAACCTCTACGGCTGCCGTGAATCGCTGGTGGACAGCATCAAGCGCGCCACCGATGTGATGGTGGCCGGCAAGGTGGCCCTGGTGCTCGGCTATGGCGATGTCGGTAAGGGTTCGGCCCAGTCGCTTCGTGGCCTCGGCGCCACCGTGATGATCGCCGAGATCGATCCGATCTGTGCCCTGCAGGCCGCTATGGAGGGTTACCGCGTCGTGCGTCTCGATGACGTGGTGCAGGACGTCGACATCTTCGTGACCGCCACGGGTAACTTCCAGGTGATCCGCCACGAACATCTGATCCGGATGAAGGATCAGGCGATCGTCTGCAACATCGGCCACTTCGATAACGAAATCGATGTGGCGTCGCTGAAGCAGTACACCTGGGAGAACATCAAGCCCCAGGTGGATCACGTGATCCTGCCCAGCGGCAATCGCATCCTGCTGCTCGCTGAGGGCCGTCTGGTGAACCTGGGCTGCGCCACCGGCCACCCCAGCTTCGTGATGAGCAACTCGTTCACCAACCAGGTGCTCGCTCAGATCGAGCTGTTCACCAAGGGATCCCAGTACGGCAAGGAGGTGTATGTGCTGCCCAAGCACCTCGATGAGATGGTTGCCCGCCTCCACCTCGAGAAGATCGGCGCGAAGCTCACCGAGCTGACCGCCGAGCAGGCCGCCTACATCAACGTGCCGGTCGAGGGCCCGTACAAGCTCGAGCACTACCGCTACTGA
- the mreC gene encoding rod shape-determining protein MreC, whose translation MAPVRWPRFGLLSLAFRSWPWLLLLLALVGVRLSKGAPLADLYALLSRPFWPGPAQSEWLRSAQQSGDRLRLEQLERENRRLRGLLGLSGSDPRGALPAAVISRDPAGWWQQLLIGRGSLGGVRAGDAVLAPGGLIGRVSSVTPTTASVRLLTDPGSRVGVWLGRGRHSGLLSGIGTARPVLRFLEKDPDARPGDVVYTSPASTLVPPNLPVGVIQSLDEAADPAPEALVQLSAPVDAVDWVQVLRP comes from the coding sequence ATGGCGCCGGTCCGCTGGCCGCGTTTCGGCCTGCTCTCGCTGGCCTTTCGCTCCTGGCCCTGGCTGCTGCTGCTGCTGGCTCTCGTCGGCGTGCGTCTCAGTAAAGGAGCGCCCCTGGCCGATCTCTATGCCCTGCTCAGCCGGCCGTTCTGGCCCGGTCCCGCCCAGAGCGAGTGGCTGCGGTCGGCCCAGCAGAGCGGAGATCGTCTGCGGCTCGAGCAACTGGAGCGGGAGAACCGGCGGCTGCGGGGTCTGCTGGGACTCTCCGGTTCCGACCCGCGCGGCGCTCTGCCGGCGGCCGTCATCTCCCGGGATCCCGCCGGCTGGTGGCAGCAGCTCCTGATCGGGCGCGGCAGCCTGGGGGGGGTGCGCGCCGGTGATGCGGTTCTGGCACCGGGAGGTCTGATCGGTCGGGTCTCCTCCGTGACCCCCACCACCGCCAGCGTGCGGCTGCTCACCGATCCCGGCAGTCGGGTCGGGGTGTGGCTGGGTCGTGGTCGCCACAGCGGTCTGCTCAGCGGCATCGGCACCGCCCGGCCGGTGCTGCGCTTCCTGGAAAAGGACCCTGACGCCCGCCCCGGCGATGTCGTCTACACCTCTCCTGCCAGCACCCTCGTGCCTCCCAACCTGCCGGTGGGGGTGATTCAGAGTCTCGATGAAGCCGCCGATCCGGCCCCCGAGGCCCTGGTGCAGCTGAGCGCTCCAGTCGATGCTGTCGACTGGGTGCAGGTGCTGCGGCCGTGA
- a CDS encoding DedA family protein, giving the protein MAIELVQKLPELIGNAVEANPGSGYAAIFAAMFLENLFPPIPSELIMPLGGFYVQQGKLALLPVVLAGLLGTVVGALPWYGIGRLVNEQRIEHWLERHGRWIGISPQELYRSRQWFNRHGTLLVFWGRVVPGIRTLISVPAGIEMMPLAPFLFWTTAGSLIWTLLLTLAGMLLGEGYTNVEVWIEPVARVVKVILVVSALAFVAWLGLRIWRRSRSSD; this is encoded by the coding sequence ATGGCGATCGAACTGGTTCAGAAGCTTCCCGAGCTGATCGGCAATGCGGTGGAGGCCAACCCCGGATCGGGCTATGCAGCCATCTTCGCGGCGATGTTCCTCGAGAACCTCTTCCCGCCGATCCCCTCGGAGCTGATCATGCCTCTGGGCGGGTTTTATGTGCAGCAGGGCAAGCTCGCGCTGCTGCCTGTGGTGCTGGCCGGCCTGCTCGGCACCGTGGTCGGTGCGCTGCCCTGGTATGGCATCGGCCGGCTGGTGAACGAGCAGCGGATCGAGCACTGGCTGGAACGCCACGGCCGCTGGATCGGCATCAGTCCCCAGGAGCTGTACCGCAGCCGTCAGTGGTTCAACCGCCACGGCACACTGCTGGTGTTCTGGGGCCGGGTCGTTCCAGGCATCCGCACGCTGATCTCCGTGCCGGCCGGCATCGAGATGATGCCGCTCGCTCCCTTCCTGTTCTGGACGACGGCCGGAAGCCTGATCTGGACGTTGCTGCTGACGCTCGCGGGGATGCTGCTGGGTGAGGGCTACACCAACGTCGAGGTGTGGATCGAACCGGTGGCCAGGGTCGTGAAGGTGATCCTGGTGGTGTCGGCGCTCGCCTTCGTCGCCTGGCTGGGCCTCCGCATCTGGCGACGCAGCCGCTCCAGCGATTGA
- a CDS encoding HEPN domain-containing protein — MANPEALAMLRIARRDLKAAQVLQDNAIDEAIWGFQIQQSVEKALKAWLFHLGEDPPLIHNLTALLERIDRAGDQAEDFRSLEAFTIFAVQFRYDADPEPMGLDRSHWLRRAEHLVEHVATLLDAEA; from the coding sequence ATGGCCAACCCTGAAGCCCTGGCGATGCTGCGGATCGCCCGCCGCGATCTGAAGGCGGCTCAGGTGCTGCAGGACAACGCGATTGATGAAGCAATCTGGGGGTTTCAGATCCAGCAGTCCGTGGAAAAGGCTCTGAAAGCCTGGTTGTTCCATCTCGGTGAGGATCCACCCCTGATCCACAACCTGACCGCTCTGCTGGAACGGATTGATCGCGCTGGCGATCAAGCAGAGGACTTTCGCAGCCTGGAGGCTTTCACGATCTTTGCGGTGCAGTTTCGCTACGACGCCGATCCCGAGCCCATGGGCCTGGATCGTTCCCACTGGCTGCGTCGCGCCGAGCACCTGGTGGAACATGTGGCGACCTTGCTCGATGCCGAGGCCTGA
- a CDS encoding single-stranded DNA-binding protein, which translates to MGVNSITLVGRAGRDPEVKYFESGSVVANLTLAVNRRSRDDEPDWFNLEIWGKQAQVAADYVRKGSLLGIIGSFKLERWTDRSSGEERSRPVIRVDRLELLGSRRDAESGGGFQGGGGYGGGEPSGEEVPF; encoded by the coding sequence ATGGGCGTCAACTCCATCACCCTCGTCGGCCGTGCCGGCCGCGATCCCGAGGTGAAGTACTTCGAATCCGGCAGCGTCGTCGCCAACCTCACCCTCGCGGTCAACCGCCGCAGCCGCGACGACGAACCCGACTGGTTCAACCTCGAGATCTGGGGCAAGCAGGCCCAGGTGGCGGCGGACTATGTCCGCAAGGGGTCACTGCTCGGCATCATCGGTTCGTTCAAGCTCGAGCGCTGGACCGATCGCAGCAGCGGCGAGGAGCGCAGCCGCCCGGTGATCCGCGTCGACAGGCTTGAGCTCCTCGGAAGCCGGCGTGACGCCGAATCCGGTGGCGGCTTCCAGGGGGGAGGCGGCTACGGCGGAGGCGAGCCCAGCGGCGAGGAAGTGCCGTTCTGA
- the tsaE gene encoding tRNA (adenosine(37)-N6)-threonylcarbamoyltransferase complex ATPase subunit type 1 TsaE, whose amino-acid sequence MAEADPAPVLPSPEACPSPLPLADAAATRALGRRLGRQLLSLCRPGVAPLLLLHGDLGAGKTCLVQGLAEELGITEPITSPTFALAQHYRSERGAGEGGALVHLDLYRLDAGGSADELFAQEEEEAQNLGALMAVEWPERLSTLPGDAWQVELTLLDPERPEAGRLARISTPKGTPLEGAG is encoded by the coding sequence ATGGCGGAAGCCGACCCCGCCCCGGTCCTGCCCAGCCCCGAGGCCTGTCCCTCACCGTTGCCACTGGCGGATGCCGCCGCCACCCGAGCCCTCGGCCGGCGGCTGGGGCGGCAACTCCTGAGCCTGTGCCGCCCGGGCGTCGCTCCGCTGCTGCTGCTGCATGGGGATCTGGGGGCCGGCAAGACCTGCCTGGTGCAGGGGCTGGCCGAGGAGCTCGGGATCACCGAACCGATCACCAGCCCCACCTTCGCCCTGGCACAGCACTACCGCAGCGAGCGCGGCGCAGGGGAGGGCGGCGCGCTGGTGCATCTCGATCTCTATCGCCTCGATGCGGGCGGCAGCGCCGATGAACTGTTCGCGCAGGAGGAGGAGGAGGCCCAGAACCTCGGGGCGCTGATGGCGGTGGAGTGGCCCGAACGCCTGAGCACCCTTCCCGGTGATGCCTGGCAGGTGGAGCTGACGCTGCTGGATCCCGAGCGCCCGGAGGCGGGACGGCTGGCCAGGATCAGCACGCCGAAAGGGACACCACTGGAAGGAGCGGGCTGA
- the mutT gene encoding 8-oxo-dGTP diphosphatase MutT yields the protein MRASDTTFCRSGELNADLSGLSAPIAELRQQLLSWWVLHGRHTIPWKLRPDGSAPAEGEELDPYGVLVAEVMLQQTQLAVMLPYWRRWMDAFPRLDVLAAAEEHDVLLLWQGLGYYSRARRLYQGALRLLNAGDTTPQGMSAPRPLDSDPWPRDLDGWLALPGIGRSTAGSILSSAFDLPFAILDGNVKRVLARLIASPRPPARELNTFWRLSQQLLDPRRPRAFNQALMDLGATVCTPRQPTCERCPWQGHCAAYAAGDPARFPVKDAPRSVPFQVIGVGVVLNDAGQVLIDQRLNEGLLGGLWEFPGGKQEPGEAIDATIVRELREELAIEAEVGEELISLEHAYSHKRLRFVVHLCRWVSGEPQPLASQQVRWVSPAELDAYPFPAANARIIDALRRRLDPAAAA from the coding sequence ATGCGTGCTTCCGACACCACCTTTTGTAGGAGCGGTGAGCTGAACGCGGACCTGAGCGGGCTGAGTGCCCCGATTGCCGAGCTGCGCCAACAGCTCCTGAGCTGGTGGGTCCTGCACGGCCGCCACACGATTCCCTGGAAGCTCCGCCCTGACGGCAGCGCGCCCGCCGAGGGTGAGGAGCTCGATCCCTATGGCGTGCTCGTCGCCGAGGTGATGCTGCAGCAGACCCAGCTGGCGGTGATGCTGCCCTACTGGCGGCGTTGGATGGATGCTTTCCCTCGCCTCGATGTCCTGGCGGCCGCTGAGGAGCACGATGTCCTCCTCCTCTGGCAGGGCCTGGGCTATTACTCCCGCGCCCGCCGGCTGTATCAGGGGGCGCTCCGGTTGCTGAACGCGGGGGACACCACGCCCCAGGGCATGTCTGCTCCCCGGCCCCTGGACAGCGACCCCTGGCCGCGGGATCTGGACGGTTGGTTGGCTCTGCCCGGCATCGGCCGCAGCACCGCCGGCAGCATCCTCTCCTCGGCGTTTGACCTGCCATTCGCGATCCTCGACGGCAACGTCAAGCGGGTGCTGGCGCGGCTGATCGCCAGTCCGCGGCCGCCGGCGCGAGAGCTCAACACCTTCTGGCGGCTCAGTCAGCAGTTGCTGGATCCTCGGCGGCCCCGGGCCTTCAACCAGGCCCTGATGGATCTGGGCGCAACCGTCTGCACACCCCGCCAACCCACCTGCGAACGCTGTCCCTGGCAGGGGCACTGCGCTGCCTACGCTGCCGGCGACCCCGCCCGTTTCCCCGTGAAGGACGCCCCCCGCTCCGTGCCGTTTCAGGTGATCGGTGTGGGAGTTGTGCTCAATGACGCAGGACAGGTGTTGATCGACCAGCGTCTCAATGAGGGCCTGCTGGGAGGCCTGTGGGAGTTCCCCGGCGGCAAGCAGGAGCCTGGCGAGGCCATCGACGCCACGATCGTGCGCGAGCTGCGCGAGGAACTGGCGATCGAGGCCGAGGTGGGCGAGGAGCTGATCAGCCTGGAGCACGCCTACAGCCACAAGCGGCTGCGTTTCGTGGTGCACCTCTGCCGCTGGGTCTCCGGTGAGCCCCAGCCCCTGGCCAGCCAGCAGGTGCGCTGGGTCTCCCCCGCCGAGCTGGACGCCTACCCGTTTCCTGCCGCCAATGCCCGCATCATCGACGCACTGCGCCGCCGGCTCGATCCGGCCGCGGCCGCCTGA